One Hevea brasiliensis isolate MT/VB/25A 57/8 chromosome 6, ASM3005281v1, whole genome shotgun sequence genomic window, ttctttaaatttcattttctttctatAACTTTATTATTTTCTGCTTTCTATTTATCTTATAGTACATATAGtgcaaataatatatttttttttcttttcaatatgCTTTTTTACTTATTAAACTAGTTAAAAGTATGATATTTTTATGTTAAAAGTATATATATGTAGGCTATGGCCCTTCACTTGAAAAAGGCCCTCACATTTCCTCTCACCTCTCACCTAGGCTATAGTGTACCCTATCGCCTTAATAGCACCATATTGAATGTGGATCCTAACTTTTAAAATGTTGCTGTTATTGTGTGGATTTATTAGAGCTGAACATTAATGGCACTACTTTTAAGGATAAGTTTCTTGCAGAAAGCATTTATGTCTTGTACATTCAAGTTAATGAAGGCCAATTGTGTAGAGGACTAAAGTGTCCTTACAAGCGCTGGCATGCATGCCAAGCTGATAGTTATTTAGAAGATGTACCCAGAAAAGTGATTTCTATGCCTTGTAGTGTGCTAACACTTAATCTGATGTTTATTCTATCTTGGTTCCATATTTTTCTTCAGCATTTTATTTATTGGCTTAGTTAGTGCTGTGAGGAAAATTGTTGGTTATTGTGTGTTGTTCTGAAAGAAAAATCTTGTATAGTGTTACTATCCCTATGGTGCTATTTCATGGACTTACTTCCTTGTCACATTTTAGTCAAAGTCAGAAATATTTTTGTCAGGCTACTGAGTGATATAAGATAAAATATGTTGTTAACAGTAATTGGTGAAAttgtttttttaaattgattggtTAATTTGTACTGCTTCAATTCCTTCTGTGGTTAGAGTTGCAATAAAATAAGGTTATGTTAACATTTTGTTGATAATTGGTTCTATAAATTATAGGTGGAAACAAACATTTATCAGCTCCACTAATAAATTATTAGGTCAATCTTGAACATTATCAAGTTGTCTGGACTCTGGGCTTGTGAAGGTTTCAACTACTCCAAGCCAGACTTCCTTTAGAAACACTGATTTGCTGTGTTTTCCCTTTATGTTGCACCGTCACTTTTAAACtttgtttttaaatttgttttaataCTACATTCATTGGGGACATTTTTTGGATGGTTCACTTGTACTGGTTAGGGGTGTCAAATTTTAGCAGCTTGATAGCTTCTGACTTTGGTTGTGTTCCATTTTCCTTCTTTTAGAATCATGTAATATCACTTATTGCCATGATTACTATAGTCACTTGGTGGAAACCTGCtatgattaataaataattattaatctgCTACTGAGTTGTTTAATGGCATTTTCATCCAACACTTTATCGTGAAAGAACAAATTGATTTGGTGTTTGTGCTATAACTGGGACTGCCTTTAACATGCAAATTCAAACTAAAAACTTTCTTGACTTGTACTGCTAAGGTCAGTAATATTGGCAAAAAGGATGACACTCGAGGACTTGTAACATTAGTTTGATGCAACAGTGAATATACCTTTCATTCAAAATTTAAGCATATGGTAAAATTAAGATGTAGAAATTCAATGCATGAAGATAACTTCTATTTGTATGTGAAAGAAACTGCTGTATTTAACAAAGAGAAAAATCTTTATCTAATGGCTTTTGGCAAATTGCTGTCAATGGTTTGTTTGCCCTCTTCTATTAATCAAAGATGCTAATGATTTAGTGGACTTTACCTTTCTGAGCATGGTCTCCTGTGGAGACAAGCATTAAGCTCCTGCGCTGTAACCTTTTCAGGCACAAAAAGCCGAAAGGGAGGCTAAGGATCTAAAAGGTACAATGAGGAAGAGAATGGAGTTCCTTGATTTGGATTAGTGCATACCCTGCAACCAAGGTGTATGGTTCCGCACATATTATAGCGGTCAATTGTAGGGATATGACAAGGTTGGATGCTCTGCCGTTTCATTTAAAATTTCTGTAACATTTTTCAAAGaaatgtacttgacaaatttagtcAATTTAGTCAGTGTTCATTCTGTGAAATTTCTATTCTAAGTTTGGATGGGGTTTAGGGGCAGTAGTAGTTCACTTTTTGCATTTTTCTGCTTTCATACTGTATTGGATATTCAGTTGTAATGTTTATGTACGAACAAGAAAATTTAGAATGGCACCTTGCACGCATTATTAATTTTTCCTGTTTCGTTGTGTTTGAGAGACTTGGGAATTGCATTGCAATtctgattaaagaaagaaaatgatTAATGTTAATGTTCATTCTTCTGCAATTTTATTAGATATTGCCTGCCGTCAATGGATGATGGATCTTGGAAACGTTTATCTGTAGGGTTGGGTAGGCCATGACTTATTTTTGATGTTACATAGATTCCCCCAGTGCAAATAGGGACAAGAACAGTATTAATTtcaattgttatattttgattttaattttcattgttGTACCaagtatttaatttttaattattattttgattTTCAATATTAAAATAGCATGAGATATGATTCAAAATGTAAAATATACGTTCCGTAGCCAAGACACTGAGTCAGAAACTTTGGATCGGGaacatatattaaattaataaacaaataaattttattaatttaaattcattgAGTATAgttaattctttttctttttcatagatGGAATCTTGAGTGATGGAAATTTTATGATAGATTGTCGTTTTATTCGGTGTTTTGAAAATCGGATTGATGGAtcgaattaattaaattgaaaattaatctgattaaaagtttaaaatggGTCTTAAAATAAAACGATGAATCGTTTAACTAAAATGATATATCGTTTTGATTGTAAAATttcaaaagttaaaaaaaaaaattcttaaattaagaCATTCAGATCAAATCAAAAATAGAATTTACTGTATGCGAGGGTGTTTTTATTAAATTTCTATTTTCTAGTGAAAAGTGGAAAATTACATGCGAAGGCCGAAGATGCTAAATCTATTTTCTACGAAACGGAATTTACCAAACAAAGCCGACAGCTCTCTCCTTATCCAATAAGATTGTAAACACACAGTCCATTCTCTTACATCGATCACAACCACACGCCTTCTTTCTATCTGTATCGGACCCACAAGTTAATACATCCAACGGCTATAAGCTTCAGCTTCCTCACGAACACTCCATTCTTCTTCTAGGCTGTCATGTCCAGAAACCCAAAAGTTACTTATCACCTCAGTTGATCCGTCACTGTTCAAGTCTAAACTTGTTTTCACTTTGGCTTCAGTGTCTGCCTGCCAATAGCAAGATCTCAACTAGCAGATCCAAATCACTAAAACCCACACACACTgacacttctctctctctctctctctctctctctctctctctctagtctCTACTACTGAAGTAATGTCAGTTTTATCTGTTACATGTCATGTGTTGCTCTTTCTGAGCTTTATTGTTGAAGGCTCAGTTCATGAGTACAGAGGAGAAAGATTTGTGGCTAAAGGTAATGCCTTTGTTGTTCATGGAGGCAGTGAAGGGATTTACTCTTCTAAACCTGGAAATTTCAATGAGACTGAGAGCAGTGCCATCCCTGCTAATGGTGACTCTTATATACGGTAATCATTAATTCTTTCTGTGTAATTCACTTATGCGTTTACGCATCTGGTTCTGGTATTATAATGATTAGATCTCCTGGTTTTATGGGTGGAAATTGCTTTTTCTTTCTTggtttcaataatttttttcttgtTTTTGTTCTTTGGCCATTGATGATAATGTGCACAAGTAGAACAGAGATTGGCTTTTTGCTGAGAATGACAACTCTGGGTCTCGCCCAAACTTAATATTTTGTTCAATTAATTCAATACTGGTGCTCTATTTTGAGTCAAATTCGATAAttgaagttgataattcatttgATATCGAGTAATTCTTTCTAAATATTAATTTGGGTTAAATGATACGCATTAACGAAATGATTTTGAAGCTTAGAGTATTACTTTCAACTTCTATTTAGCTTTTCTAATTTTATTGGGTCTTTTCTAATCAGTTTTGAAAAGATTGTGTTCCGGAGAACTGAGGAATTTTCTAACTTTACCTCGGGGTTAGTCCAAGCCATTGTTTTTGAGGTAGAAGATAGAGAGACGATTGGGGGTTCAGCCTATGGAGGTCAAAGAGCTATCTGCTGCAGGGCAGATCTCGCTAAATTGGGTGCGTGCACAGAAGGAGAAGTCATTCACCGCCCATCAACAAAGGATCCTAGCTGGCCCCATGTCTTTGGTGTTTCATTCAATGCATATGAGCTAGTTGCAACATTACCTTCTAGATCAATACAGGTCACTAAAACTGGGAtgtataatttgtatttcatgcaCTGTGATCCCAATCTTAAAGGTGTAGTTGTAGAAGGAAAAACTATATGGAAAAATCCTACTGGCTATTTACCTGGTAGAATGGCTCCACTaatgaatttctatgggttcatgTCCCTTGCTTTTGTTATACTTGGAGTATTTTGGTTCTATCAGTATGCAAGATATTGGAGAGAAGTTTTTCCACTGCTGAATTGTATAACACTGGTGATAACACTAGGCATGTTTGAGATGGCTCTCTGGTATTTTGATTATGCTGAATTCAATGAAACTGGAGTTAGGCCGACTGGCATCACTATCTGGGCAGTCACTTTTGGTACAGTTAAACGCACAGTTGCACGTCTCATAATTCTCATGGTATCAATGGGTTATGGTGTTGTGAGATCTACCCTAGGTGGCCTTACCTCAAAGGTGATCATGCTTGGAGCGACCTTTTTTCTGGCCTCTGAAGTGCTTGAATTGGTAGAGAATGCGGGTGCTGTCAGTGATCTTTCAGGGAAGGCAAGACTTTTTTTGGTTCTTCCTGTGGCTCTCTTGGATGCTTTTTTCATTATTTGGATATTCAAGTCCCTTTCTGCCACTTTAAATAAGCTTCAGGTACTTGGTCTGCCATTCTGGGTTATGTTTATTCTGTACTTCATTTCTTAGCATGTGCCATgtggtgtatttaatggatttctTTATTTCTGAACCTATCTTTAAGATACATCATACTTGTGCTTGTAAGTACAATATTTGAAACTTGACAGCAATTTGCATTTTTGTTTTTCGGGTGTGTGGACTCAATTTGGTggcaattaataaataataagtttacatctTGAATTATGTTTAGAACTACTTGTGGGGGCTTTATCAGATGGTCTCATAATCTGATAAAGCCTACTCTTTACATCAGGATAGGATTTTGAATAGGTATGACTATAGTGGACCTGGGTTAGTGATAATACAATGAATTAAAATATCAGAGACAATTGCATTTGTTAGGTCTGCAACTATTGGATACAAACTTAGGTAGAATTCGAATAACCAAGTTAGAGAGAACTTACGTATGTAGACTTAGAGATACCCACCTGTTTGATAACATAGTTTAAGGAGATGTATATGGCTTCTGTTGGGTGAGTTGGTTTGCAAAAGGATGCCTCAACACTCATGTCCCAGACTATAGTCCTTAACATCTCATCTTATGTATGATCTGGACGACAAGTGACGACATTCTTGATCATTAAGGAAAATTGTCAGAGAATCACCAATGCTATTGATTTTGGTGTAACTTCATGTTCAGAATGCTTAGAACGGTATTCATATctgattaaaaaaaaaggaagaagaaaaagaagaagaagaagaagaagaagaagaagaaagctaaCAGAAAGCAGAGACTTGTACTGAAACAGGATCTTCCTCACCTTTACCCTACAACAGAAATAGAAATTCTTATACACTAATATCTTTGGTAAAACCATGGCTAATAggcaagaaaaaaattttaaagtgCAACAGAATCTTCAACATTGTTTACTGACAACTGCTGAGCTGACATAGTGGCTAACGTTTTGTGGTCCAAAGGGGCTAACATTTTATGGTCCAAAGGAGCAAGGTTTTAGTTGCTGGAATCATGTTTTTTAGTGCACTAAAATCAAGATGCATGGGTTAGTTTTTATTGCAGATATATGTACACGAGTGAAGAAAA contains:
- the LOC110664697 gene encoding uncharacterized protein LOC110664697, whose amino-acid sequence is MSVLSVTCHVLLFLSFIVEGSVHEYRGERFVAKGNAFVVHGGSEGIYSSKPGNFNETESSAIPANGDSYIRFEKIVFRRTEEFSNFTSGLVQAIVFEVEDRETIGGSAYGGQRAICCRADLAKLGACTEGEVIHRPSTKDPSWPHVFGVSFNAYELVATLPSRSIQVTKTGMYNLYFMHCDPNLKGVVVEGKTIWKNPTGYLPGRMAPLMNFYGFMSLAFVILGVFWFYQYARYWREVFPLLNCITLVITLGMFEMALWYFDYAEFNETGVRPTGITIWAVTFGTVKRTVARLIILMVSMGYGVVRSTLGGLTSKVIMLGATFFLASEVLELVENAGAVSDLSGKARLFLVLPVALLDAFFIIWIFKSLSATLNKLQARRMMVKLDIYRKFTNALAVSVIVSVGWICYELYFKSNDVYNEHWQNAWVIPAFWQVLSFSLLCIICALWAPSQNSMRYAYSDDVGEEFERDDSSLTLIKPSSMPSKDVRSAPAARPVHTNNVASNGDVEEDKTE